A window from Setaria italica strain Yugu1 chromosome VIII, Setaria_italica_v2.0, whole genome shotgun sequence encodes these proteins:
- the LOC101781305 gene encoding transmembrane protein 205, whose translation MGWASRFLTAVTFLAAGVLFAPDALRLGGSGSGSGSGAAAAARLVHLLAFATAWGAGLWVAFIGGTIMFKYLPRHQFGSLQGKMFPAYFMLISACSAISVAAFAYLHPWKTASTVERYQLGFLLLALGCNLSNLLVITPMMVEMTMKRYKLEKDLGIGSEVGNSKNKEMAKRSPTLAAMNQKFRMIHVVSSLASLMSFGSLAMHSWYLSSKLDL comes from the exons ATGGGGTGGGCGTCGCGGTTCCTGACGGCGGTGACGTTCCTCGCCGCGGGGGTCCTCTTCGCGCCCGACGCGCTGCGCCtcggcggctccggctccggctccggctccggcgcagcggcggcggcgaggctggtCCACCTCCTCGCCTTCGCCACTGCCTGGGGCGCCGGCCTCTGGGTCGCCTTCATCGGCGGCACCATCATGTTCAA GTACTTACCGAGGCACCAGTTTGGGAGTCTGCAGGGGAAAATGTTCCCGGCGTACTTCATGTTGATATCAGCATGTTCAGCCATATCTGTGGCGGCATTCGCATACCTGCACCCCTGGAAGACAGCATCAACCGTCGAGCGCTACCAGCTTGGATTCCTTCTTTTGGCCCTTGGCTGTAACCTGTCAAACCTTCTAGTCATCACACCTATGATGGTTGAG ATGACGATGAAGAGGTACAAGCTGGAGAAGGACCTTGGCATCGGCAGCGAGGTCGGGAACTCCAAGAACAAGGAGATGGCGAAGAGGAGCCCCACCCTGGCAGCAATGAACCAGAAGTTCAGGATGATCCACGTGGTGTCGTCGCTTGCCAGCCTCATGTCCTTCGGCAGCCTGGCCATGCACTCCTGGTACCTCTCCAGCAAGCTTGACCTGTGA
- the LOC101782099 gene encoding transmembrane protein 205, which produces MGWAARFLTVVSFLAAGVLFAPDALRLSGSSDGGGTAAAARLVHLLAFATAWGAGLWVTFIGGIVMFKYLPRHQFGSLQGKMFPAYFMLISACSVISVAAFAYLHPWKTASTIERYQLGFLLSALGCNLSNLLVFMPMTVEMMMKRHKMEKDLGIGSEVGYSKNAETAKRSPALVAMNRKFGMIHGLSSLANILSFGSLAMHSWYLSSKLDL; this is translated from the exons ATGGGTTGGGCGGCACGGTTCCTGACGGTGGTGTCGTTCCTGGCCGCTGGGGTCCTCTTCGCGCCCGACGCGCTGCGCCTCAGTGGCTCCAGCGACGGCGGAGGAACCGCTGCGGCAGCGAGGCTGGTCCACCTCCTCGCCTTTGCCACCGCGTGGGGCGCCGGGCTCTGGGTCACCTTCATCGGCGGCATCGTCATGTTCAA GTACTTGCCGAGGCACCAATTTGGGAGTCTTCAGGGGAAAATGTTCCCTGCGTACTTCATGTTAATATCAGCATGTTCAGTGATATCTGTTGCAGCATTTGCATACCTGCATCCCTGGAAGACAGCGTCAACCATTGAGCGCTACCAGCTTGGATTCCTTCTTTCAGCCCTTGGCTGTAACCTGTCAAACCTTCTGGTCTTCATGCCTATGACTGTTGAG atgatgatgaagaggcaCAAGATGGAGAAGGACCTCGGCATTGGCTCCGAGGTTGGATACTCCAAGAACGCGGAGACGGCGAAGAGGAGCCCAGCCCTAGTGGCGATGAACCGCAAGTTCGGGATGATCCACGGCCTATCGTCGCTGGCCAATATCTTGTCCTTCGGCAGCCTGGCCATGCATTCTTGGTACCTCTCCAGCAAGCTCGACTTGTGA